In the Muricauda sp. MAR_2010_75 genome, one interval contains:
- a CDS encoding helix-turn-helix transcriptional regulator, with the protein MRIVVNLDVMMAKRKMSLTELSDKVGVTMANLSMLKTEKAKGVRFSTLSAICKALDCQPGDILEYIEE; encoded by the coding sequence ATGCGCATAGTAGTAAACCTTGATGTAATGATGGCCAAACGAAAAATGAGTTTGACCGAACTATCCGATAAAGTAGGAGTAACAATGGCAAATCTCTCCATGCTTAAGACTGAGAAAGCAAAGGGGGTCCGGTTCAGCACCCTAAGTGCCATTTGTAAAGCCCTGGATTGTCAACCTGGGGACATATTAGAATATATAGAAGAATAA
- a CDS encoding PQQ-binding-like beta-propeller repeat protein codes for MKNMFLYLIFISVQCFSQEINYRAKWKFKTLAPIRSTAVIAGERIFFANSAGEVFGLNKNTGEMIWKFQVEGAINGPLAVDGLNLYAISRAEHAYALNISNGQMIWETKFNPTIVENIGGWKNNTAGPVVKNEMVLMPSGDGHLYALNKKNGKEIWVFDAGKRLRATPLVQHQTIYQPANNGNLYALNLKDGKERWSFMTEGAANAPEDPFKEIRRGNFDTPSIKDGILVFGSRDGKMYGVDLATHREKWRYTTGSTWAMANTVDSNTVYMGWSTNNLVSAHDLQTGKELWNHPNNGHVYTKPLIVGNSLFYGCSSGQLYEIDKNTGKDISTFQSGGDIYSAPQYDGQTIFFGSDDSYFYAVDKTIKPHFTVYQPDTFEPPFTQGVIAEFQMLDYLKSKGFDHLNSSETLIQFLRQRINDEEPSVIVFAYPVIPPEGVQAPLKTSLIRQYLEKGGKILWFGSMVNFFTVIPNRGYSRDIETGPELLGVEFISPYESGNYYAQATQIGTNMGIPLHTKATGAVVKVTGDIVPLSKDEFGNVTCWMKKYNSRPGSGFISNRSWGWNVGGTAADLQLVYDLAVYGLK; via the coding sequence ATGAAAAATATGTTTTTGTATTTGATTTTCATCTCAGTACAGTGTTTTTCTCAAGAAATCAACTATCGAGCCAAATGGAAATTTAAGACATTGGCTCCTATTCGTTCCACTGCCGTGATCGCAGGGGAACGAATATTTTTTGCCAACTCTGCTGGCGAGGTATTTGGTCTCAACAAAAATACCGGTGAGATGATTTGGAAATTCCAAGTAGAAGGAGCGATCAATGGGCCTTTGGCTGTGGATGGGCTGAATCTTTATGCCATCAGCCGCGCAGAGCATGCCTATGCCCTCAACATTTCAAATGGGCAAATGATTTGGGAAACTAAATTTAATCCTACCATTGTAGAAAATATCGGTGGCTGGAAAAACAACACTGCCGGACCAGTGGTAAAAAATGAAATGGTCCTAATGCCATCCGGTGATGGCCATTTGTATGCCCTGAACAAAAAGAACGGCAAAGAAATCTGGGTCTTTGATGCCGGAAAAAGACTTAGGGCCACTCCTTTGGTACAGCATCAGACCATCTACCAACCTGCCAATAATGGAAATTTATATGCTCTAAATCTTAAGGATGGAAAAGAACGTTGGAGTTTTATGACAGAAGGGGCCGCCAACGCCCCTGAAGACCCTTTTAAAGAGATTCGTCGTGGCAATTTTGACACGCCAAGCATCAAGGACGGCATCCTTGTATTCGGTTCACGTGATGGTAAAATGTATGGTGTGGATTTGGCTACCCATCGGGAAAAATGGCGGTACACAACGGGAAGTACGTGGGCTATGGCGAATACTGTGGACAGTAATACAGTTTACATGGGTTGGTCAACAAATAATTTGGTTTCTGCCCATGATCTACAAACGGGAAAAGAACTTTGGAATCATCCAAATAATGGCCATGTCTATACTAAGCCCCTAATTGTAGGTAACAGTCTGTTTTATGGCTGTTCCAGTGGGCAATTGTACGAAATTGATAAAAATACAGGAAAAGATATAAGTACATTCCAATCCGGTGGGGATATCTACTCAGCACCCCAATACGATGGCCAAACTATCTTTTTTGGTTCAGATGACAGTTATTTTTATGCGGTAGACAAAACTATTAAGCCACATTTCACGGTTTATCAACCAGATACTTTCGAACCACCATTTACGCAAGGTGTTATAGCCGAATTTCAAATGTTGGATTATTTGAAATCAAAGGGTTTTGATCACCTGAACTCATCCGAAACACTAATTCAATTCCTCAGGCAAAGAATAAATGATGAAGAACCTTCCGTGATAGTTTTTGCTTATCCGGTTATACCACCTGAAGGGGTACAAGCTCCACTCAAGACCAGTTTAATAAGGCAGTATTTAGAAAAAGGTGGGAAAATCTTATGGTTTGGTTCAATGGTCAATTTTTTCACGGTTATACCAAATCGGGGGTATTCTCGGGACATAGAAACCGGTCCTGAGCTTCTGGGGGTGGAATTTATCAGTCCGTATGAAAGTGGAAATTATTATGCCCAGGCCACACAAATTGGAACGAACATGGGAATTCCATTACATACCAAGGCCACCGGAGCGGTAGTGAAAGTTACAGGAGATATAGTTCCTCTCTCGAAAGATGAATTTGGCAACGTCACCTGTTGGATGAAAAAATATAACTCCCGTCCAGGATCTGGCTTCATCTCCAATCGCAGTTGGGGTTGGAATGTGGGTGGCACTGCGGCAGATTTACAACTCGTTTATGACTTAGCTGTCTACGGATTGAAATAA
- a CDS encoding M1 family aminopeptidase, which translates to MDTFFRIFRQEVSSWFKKPSTYLYFVVLLLLAVQDIYEPSGKGGPSGEIYRNAPIIIYSLLNRYSLWLTFLVIGISANAVNKDVELGVDKFYYALPLSKTSYLLGRFLGAFTVLVFLSSAIGLGALLTHLYLFHNQVLTGSLNILTYLKGYGLMVIPNLFFISAISFSLVTLTRSIIPAYGIAILSFMGFLISGEFMDSQSIVPELIDPFGTIHLYQITQYWNINDKNTLAIPINHLMVINRIIWMVLGTAILGFTIWKFRFEYSNKGKSKDDKEAAFSEAVEHPVLTTEFTFKQHLVQTLCLGWFEFTSTVKSKYGLLLGLGVVFLMALTISFVPSDQIPTTFPLIDRTNQVFKFFMYILLTVISAEMIWKRKALRVSDLFDSLPIPNWTFMNAIIVAMFLICLALLCAFLLIGVSVQTFLGYYNYQLDVYLKQLFLVLLPDYLLFGFLSLFFHILVKNKFLSIFIAILYWSVMTLIRNAGLDFPLYHFKYLPAVPYSNLNGYGHFWEGYLWFLLFWILVAGILATIGSVLWSRGTGLPNLATIKNNVKYSLGTLTFSTLLVGAFIYLNINVWEEFPSENKLNVTRANYEKRYKKFENTPQPEITDIQIESNIFPSKQSIAVKGRYILKNRTTRNIDTLHVTIDSNVDLEQVKINKQLTAPILVDKASRRYMYAFNPSLKPEDSASFQFKLRKSRTGFGLHYQDIVNNGTFIDRGDLMPSIISYSSQAELTDNELRKEFGLAPKNGIYPSINPESELEKVTDTNISFEAVLSTSKGQTAVTKGQLINAWNEGDRSYYHYKTDTPTSKEYALFSGKYAVKKSHIQLDSAHQVLVEIFYHASHHRNIDMMLDVIKATLSYCHQNFGNYHSNNFKLIEVPGFRHGARSYPQTIAVYENSGFLAVPKEGTKSIPVFAIAHETAHQWFGSQMLVRQQVKGNRMVNETLAQYAALMVIKNKYGIDQVRQWFDYSMRRYLKGRVNDINEVPLKDVENQSYIYYDKGALVMYALQEYIGEANLNKAIAQCIQKNDGYLTNTSHLLGYFKSHAPDSAQYRISDLFEKVIIYDNILKSATYRSIGDNKYELNLKVEVHKYSKDKSEIPCSEWITLEVETEAMTESKKVQVASGQNSFSLIVNSKPIKSVIDPSFNFLDKISDDNMLTPIDVTEQHKK; encoded by the coding sequence ATGGATACTTTTTTCCGAATTTTTAGACAGGAAGTGTCATCTTGGTTTAAAAAACCAAGTACTTATCTCTATTTTGTTGTTCTTCTTCTCTTAGCCGTTCAGGATATTTACGAACCTTCAGGAAAAGGAGGTCCATCGGGAGAAATTTACAGAAATGCCCCGATAATTATTTACAGCCTTCTAAATCGATATTCCCTTTGGCTTACTTTTTTGGTAATTGGAATCAGTGCCAATGCTGTGAACAAGGATGTGGAATTGGGAGTCGATAAATTTTATTACGCGCTACCTCTTTCAAAGACATCCTATCTTCTTGGAAGATTTCTTGGTGCTTTCACGGTATTGGTATTTCTGAGTTCAGCCATTGGTCTAGGGGCTTTGCTTACCCATCTTTATTTGTTTCATAATCAAGTATTGACAGGATCCTTAAATATACTGACCTATCTAAAAGGTTATGGGTTGATGGTCATCCCTAACCTCTTTTTTATTAGTGCCATATCTTTTTCTCTGGTCACACTTACACGTAGTATTATCCCGGCTTATGGCATAGCCATATTGTCCTTTATGGGCTTTTTGATTAGTGGTGAGTTTATGGATTCACAATCCATTGTTCCTGAACTGATAGACCCTTTTGGCACAATTCATTTGTACCAAATCACACAATATTGGAATATAAATGACAAGAATACTTTAGCTATTCCAATCAATCATTTAATGGTGATCAACAGAATCATTTGGATGGTCTTGGGAACGGCAATTTTAGGATTTACCATTTGGAAATTCCGCTTCGAATATTCTAATAAAGGCAAGTCAAAGGACGATAAAGAAGCCGCATTTTCAGAAGCTGTTGAACACCCTGTTCTAACCACTGAATTCACTTTTAAACAACATTTAGTGCAAACATTGTGTTTAGGTTGGTTTGAATTCACAAGCACTGTAAAAAGCAAATATGGTTTATTATTGGGGCTAGGTGTAGTTTTCCTAATGGCACTTACCATTTCCTTTGTTCCTTCGGATCAAATTCCAACTACTTTCCCATTGATCGATAGGACCAACCAAGTTTTCAAATTCTTCATGTATATACTATTGACCGTCATTTCTGCCGAAATGATTTGGAAGCGCAAAGCATTGAGAGTCTCGGATCTTTTCGACTCATTGCCTATTCCAAACTGGACATTTATGAATGCCATCATAGTGGCCATGTTCTTGATATGCCTTGCCCTTTTATGCGCTTTTTTACTCATTGGAGTATCGGTACAAACATTTCTTGGATATTACAACTATCAATTGGATGTTTATTTAAAGCAATTATTTCTTGTCCTACTCCCCGACTACCTTCTTTTTGGGTTCCTAAGCCTATTTTTTCATATTCTCGTCAAAAACAAATTTTTAAGCATCTTCATAGCCATTCTCTACTGGTCCGTGATGACACTTATTCGGAATGCAGGATTGGATTTTCCTTTGTACCATTTCAAGTACTTACCAGCTGTGCCATATTCCAACCTAAATGGATATGGCCATTTTTGGGAAGGTTATTTATGGTTTTTGCTTTTTTGGATTTTAGTGGCGGGAATCCTGGCCACAATAGGCAGTGTATTATGGAGTCGAGGAACGGGCTTACCCAACTTGGCCACTATTAAAAACAATGTAAAATATAGTCTGGGTACTTTGACCTTCAGCACCTTGCTGGTTGGTGCCTTTATCTATTTGAACATTAATGTTTGGGAAGAATTTCCGTCAGAAAACAAATTGAATGTAACGAGGGCCAATTATGAAAAAAGATATAAAAAATTTGAAAACACCCCGCAGCCCGAGATTACAGATATTCAAATAGAGTCCAATATTTTTCCCTCCAAACAATCAATAGCGGTAAAGGGCAGGTACATACTAAAAAACCGTACAACAAGAAACATTGACACGCTTCATGTTACAATAGACTCTAATGTTGACCTTGAACAGGTTAAAATCAACAAACAACTTACAGCCCCCATTTTGGTCGATAAAGCATCCAGACGCTATATGTACGCTTTCAACCCTTCTTTGAAACCGGAAGACTCAGCTTCGTTTCAATTCAAACTGCGAAAAAGTAGAACTGGGTTTGGGTTGCACTATCAAGATATAGTGAACAATGGAACCTTTATAGATAGAGGTGACCTGATGCCCAGTATTATCAGCTATTCCTCACAAGCTGAGTTGACTGATAATGAACTGAGAAAAGAGTTTGGCTTAGCACCTAAAAATGGAATATATCCCAGCATCAACCCTGAATCAGAACTTGAAAAAGTGACAGATACCAATATATCGTTTGAAGCGGTTTTAAGCACTTCGAAAGGTCAGACAGCCGTAACAAAAGGCCAATTGATCAATGCATGGAATGAGGGTGATAGAAGCTACTATCACTATAAAACCGATACACCTACATCAAAAGAATATGCTTTGTTCTCAGGAAAATATGCCGTTAAAAAGTCTCACATTCAACTGGATAGTGCCCATCAAGTCCTGGTTGAGATTTTTTATCATGCATCTCACCATAGAAATATTGATATGATGTTGGATGTCATTAAGGCAACACTTTCATACTGCCATCAAAACTTTGGAAACTATCACTCCAATAATTTTAAACTTATTGAAGTACCAGGTTTCAGACATGGTGCAAGATCTTATCCACAGACTATAGCTGTGTATGAAAACAGTGGTTTTTTAGCTGTCCCAAAAGAAGGAACAAAAAGCATTCCCGTGTTCGCCATTGCTCACGAAACAGCACATCAATGGTTTGGTTCACAAATGTTGGTGAGACAGCAGGTGAAAGGTAACCGAATGGTCAATGAAACCCTTGCCCAGTATGCGGCCCTGATGGTCATCAAAAATAAGTATGGCATAGATCAGGTTAGGCAATGGTTTGATTATAGTATGCGCCGGTATTTAAAAGGCCGTGTGAATGATATAAATGAAGTGCCGCTAAAGGATGTTGAAAATCAAAGCTACATCTACTATGATAAAGGTGCCTTGGTCATGTACGCACTACAAGAGTACATTGGCGAAGCGAATTTAAACAAGGCAATAGCTCAATGTATACAAAAAAATGACGGTTATCTCACCAACACATCACATTTGCTTGGATATTTCAAATCTCATGCGCCTGATTCGGCACAGTATCGGATATCTGACCTTTTCGAGAAAGTGATTATATATGATAATATTCTAAAAAGCGCTACTTATCGTTCTATAGGTGACAATAAATATGAGCTCAACCTAAAAGTAGAAGTACATAAATATTCCAAGGACAAGTCAGAAATTCCTTGTTCGGAATGGATAACCCTTGAAGTGGAAACAGAGGCAATGACCGAGTCGAAAAAAGTCCAGGTTGCGAGCGGCCAAAATAGTTTTTCTCTTATAGTCAATTCAAAACCCATAAAATCTGTAATCGACCCAAGTTTTAATTTTTTGGATAAAATTTCAGACGATAATATGCTTACCCCAATTGATGTTACAGAGCAACACAAAAAATAA
- a CDS encoding DUF1080 domain-containing protein codes for MHKLTFWIGVLSMIVIMGCKSKKYENNWENLFNGTDLSGWDTYIGAEFSGGDWEDWTKGERLGLNNDPDKVFKADILDGEPVIHISGKRFGGLSTHREFKNYHLQLEFKWGGHTYPPKENAPRDSGLLYHAVGEHGADSGFWMRSQEFQIQEGDTGDYWGCAGATFDVPVRVEENNFIYDPVGELLHFSPDNERGRHVVKSTDAEKPSGEWNTIDLFCFEGTAIHVINGKKNMVLYNSSQINTVGNEMPLVKGKIQLQSEGAEIYFKNIRIRSLKELPKKHLR; via the coding sequence ATGCATAAATTGACTTTTTGGATCGGTGTATTATCGATGATCGTTATAATGGGATGTAAATCAAAAAAGTACGAAAACAATTGGGAGAATCTTTTTAATGGTACGGATCTATCGGGTTGGGACACCTATATTGGGGCAGAATTTTCAGGAGGTGATTGGGAAGATTGGACAAAAGGGGAAAGATTGGGTCTCAATAATGACCCGGATAAAGTGTTCAAAGCGGATATTTTGGATGGAGAACCTGTTATTCACATATCAGGAAAACGTTTTGGAGGACTTTCAACCCATCGGGAATTCAAAAATTACCATTTACAATTGGAGTTCAAATGGGGTGGGCATACATACCCTCCCAAGGAAAATGCTCCCAGGGACAGTGGGCTACTTTACCATGCCGTTGGAGAACATGGTGCAGATAGTGGATTTTGGATGCGTTCCCAAGAATTTCAAATACAGGAAGGGGATACCGGAGATTATTGGGGGTGTGCAGGTGCAACTTTCGATGTACCGGTAAGGGTTGAAGAAAATAATTTCATCTATGACCCAGTGGGGGAGTTGCTACATTTTTCACCTGACAATGAACGTGGAAGACATGTGGTAAAGTCTACTGATGCTGAAAAACCTTCAGGTGAGTGGAACACTATCGATTTGTTTTGTTTTGAAGGGACTGCCATTCATGTAATCAATGGAAAGAAAAACATGGTACTCTACAATTCTTCCCAAATCAATACCGTGGGCAATGAAATGCCGTTGGTGAAAGGAAAAATCCAATTACAGTCGGAAGGTGCTGAAATTTATTTTAAGAATATACGAATCAGGTCTTTAAAGGAGTTGCCCAAAAAGCATTTAAGATAA
- a CDS encoding DUF2975 domain-containing protein, whose amino-acid sequence METLKHGQLIKLFYRFLRVIWSIQWIVLGLTIIYSLFGLNFNTFFSFNYSLAISDVPLYLDQPGWLELSDGSRYEFLMTSALGKMHFLNDPGGLIRLFAFREILFQSVGLFIVLLVIRICKSLLEKAPFTTSNASRLRIIALFTLGASIFNSIFIFQLGRFLNGKIDAGMLKANINTHLDYPVLLFGLLLLVISEVFRIGVKIQEEQRLII is encoded by the coding sequence ATGGAAACATTAAAGCACGGGCAATTAATCAAGCTATTCTATAGGTTTCTGAGAGTCATTTGGAGTATTCAGTGGATTGTATTGGGACTTACCATCATCTATTCCCTTTTTGGCCTAAATTTTAACACATTCTTTTCTTTCAACTATTCATTGGCTATTTCTGATGTGCCCCTTTATTTGGATCAGCCTGGATGGTTAGAGTTAAGTGATGGTTCTAGGTATGAGTTTCTAATGACCAGTGCTTTGGGCAAGATGCATTTTCTAAATGATCCTGGAGGACTAATAAGATTATTTGCATTCAGGGAAATCCTATTCCAGTCAGTAGGGCTGTTTATTGTTCTATTGGTGATCCGAATTTGTAAGTCGCTTTTGGAAAAGGCACCCTTTACCACTTCCAATGCAAGTCGGCTGAGGATCATCGCATTGTTCACTTTAGGGGCATCTATTTTCAATAGCATTTTTATTTTTCAATTGGGTCGGTTTTTAAATGGAAAAATAGATGCAGGAATGCTAAAAGCGAACATCAATACCCATTTGGATTATCCGGTATTATTATTTGGCCTATTGCTATTGGTGATATCGGAAGTCTTTAGGATTGGGGTGAAAATCCAGGAAGAACAGCGTCTAATCATCTGA
- a CDS encoding ABC transporter ATP-binding protein gives MLLEIKNLSKRYSGGVCALDNINLSISMGMFGLLGANGAGKSTLMRTLATLQEADTGEINLDNLDVIRDKDGVRKILGYLPQDFGLYPQSTPLSLLRQIAFLKGIKKKKERDEAVSYYLDKVNLYKVKNQKLGTFSGGMTRRFGIAQALIGNPKLIIVDEPTAGLDPQEKSNFYNILSEVSEKAIVLLSTHIVEDIQRLCNNMALISRGKVIEQGKPVQLLHSLSGKIWKKKVERSEFKDLQSTQNVIRHELISGKIIAYVHSESSPDASFESTEPVLEDLFFIRK, from the coding sequence ATGTTACTGGAAATTAAGAACCTATCAAAACGGTACTCGGGAGGAGTATGTGCTTTGGATAACATCAACCTATCCATTTCCATGGGCATGTTTGGTTTGTTGGGGGCGAACGGTGCAGGAAAATCAACGCTCATGAGAACGTTGGCAACCCTTCAAGAAGCAGATACTGGAGAAATAAATTTGGATAACCTAGATGTAATACGTGACAAAGATGGGGTACGAAAAATACTCGGATATCTTCCACAGGATTTTGGACTATATCCACAATCCACTCCTCTTAGTTTACTGCGACAGATAGCATTTCTTAAAGGAATTAAGAAAAAAAAAGAAAGGGATGAAGCTGTTTCATACTATCTCGATAAGGTGAATCTTTATAAAGTAAAAAACCAGAAACTAGGTACATTTTCTGGTGGGATGACCAGAAGGTTCGGCATAGCCCAAGCACTTATTGGAAATCCCAAGCTGATCATTGTTGACGAACCTACGGCAGGTCTTGACCCTCAGGAAAAGAGCAACTTTTACAATATACTATCCGAAGTAAGTGAAAAGGCAATAGTATTACTTTCCACCCACATAGTGGAGGACATTCAGCGGCTCTGTAACAATATGGCCCTGATTAGCAGAGGAAAGGTAATAGAACAGGGGAAACCTGTCCAATTACTTCATTCCTTATCAGGAAAAATTTGGAAGAAAAAAGTGGAACGATCAGAATTTAAAGATTTACAATCCACTCAAAACGTGATTCGGCATGAACTGATTTCAGGGAAAATCATTGCCTATGTTCACTCAGAAAGTAGTCCCGATGCTTCTTTTGAAAGCACCGAACCAGTGTTGGAAGATTTATTTTTTATCAGGAAGTAG
- a CDS encoding multiheme c-type cytochrome, whose product MKFRKRFIYLFFVVMAIGAVLLVVKFYNSIYVSPYISIEPIAVHGSGKGFAGSNRCIGCHKDIYQSHMETAHFLTSRVADSASIEGSFAQNNSYLLNDEIIFLMRSKEDGFYQEAYSRSDSTLIDSKKMDIVIGSSTKGQSYLNWQGDELYQLQVSYFKPSESWVNSPNYPNGIFAPNRPILQRCLECHVTFAKSRNTFNKPHSYDRSQLIYGIDCERCHGPANEHVNHHLSNPNETEAQFILSYSDLTQKQKLQSCALCHSGTHRHREEIPFSFMTGDTLMDFPNPEYDRSSLESLDVHGNQYGLLLASSCFKGSKSMDCTSCHDPHKNQRGDFKGFNAKCIACHQGTGTGGEISCSLGVDLRKSKDNNCVECHMPLTPSKSMSIYDSKDSMLVPVEIRTHLIGIYK is encoded by the coding sequence ATGAAATTCCGAAAACGTTTTATATATCTCTTTTTTGTGGTAATGGCTATTGGGGCGGTATTGCTTGTCGTGAAGTTTTATAATTCGATATACGTTAGCCCCTATATTTCCATAGAACCCATTGCTGTTCATGGCAGTGGTAAGGGGTTTGCCGGATCAAATAGGTGCATTGGCTGCCACAAGGATATTTACCAATCCCATATGGAGACAGCACATTTTTTAACATCCCGAGTGGCTGATAGCGCATCAATAGAGGGAAGCTTTGCCCAAAACAATAGCTATTTGCTCAATGATGAGATCATTTTCCTTATGAGATCAAAGGAGGATGGGTTCTATCAGGAAGCCTATTCCAGATCGGATAGTACCTTGATTGATTCCAAAAAAATGGATATAGTGATTGGATCCAGTACCAAAGGGCAATCTTATCTTAACTGGCAGGGAGATGAGCTTTACCAATTGCAGGTGTCCTATTTTAAACCTTCCGAAAGTTGGGTCAACAGTCCAAACTATCCAAATGGTATTTTTGCACCGAATAGACCCATTCTGCAGCGTTGCCTTGAATGTCATGTCACTTTTGCAAAAAGCAGGAACACGTTCAACAAACCCCATTCCTACGACAGGTCACAACTCATATACGGCATTGATTGCGAACGTTGCCACGGGCCTGCGAACGAACATGTAAACCACCACCTGTCCAATCCCAATGAGACGGAAGCCCAATTTATATTATCGTATTCCGATTTAACACAAAAACAAAAACTGCAATCCTGTGCCCTTTGTCACTCAGGAACCCACAGGCACAGGGAAGAGATCCCCTTTTCATTTATGACCGGTGATACCCTAATGGATTTTCCCAATCCTGAATATGACAGGAGCAGTTTGGAGTCGTTGGATGTGCATGGAAACCAATATGGCCTGCTTTTGGCAAGTTCATGTTTTAAGGGAAGCAAGAGCATGGACTGTACCAGTTGCCATGACCCTCACAAAAATCAACGGGGCGATTTTAAGGGGTTCAATGCCAAATGTATTGCCTGTCACCAAGGGACCGGAACGGGTGGGGAAATCTCCTGCAGTTTGGGAGTGGACTTGAGAAAATCCAAGGACAACAATTGTGTGGAGTGCCATATGCCACTAACACCATCCAAATCTATGTCGATTTACGATTCAAAGGATTCCATGCTCGTTCCCGTAGAGATCAGGACACATTTAATAGGAATTTACAAATGA
- a CDS encoding glycoside hydrolase family 5 protein has protein sequence MGRISVDGNNFVTEDGKTIVFRGMSSSDPDKLEKDGLWNKSYFQEIKRWGANLVRFPIHPARVRERGEEEYLQLLDEGIRWASEEGLYVIIDWHSIGNLKTGIYLADMYDTDMKETFNFWRTIAVRYGENPIVAFYELYNEPTTFNNRFGTVTWEEWKKINKEIITIIRANGGKGIPLMAGFNWAYDLTPVKFSPLDVEGIGYVSHPYPQKREKPWEEKWTMDWGFVKKNYPVILTEMGFSGPEDPGAHIPVISDESYGDAITNYCDERGISYVVWVFDKQWAPRLYTDDSYTPSRQGKYFKKKLQSYDKGNK, from the coding sequence ATGGGGCGTATATCAGTCGATGGCAACAATTTTGTAACAGAAGATGGCAAGACCATTGTTTTCAGGGGCATGAGCTCAAGTGATCCGGATAAACTGGAAAAGGATGGTTTATGGAACAAAAGTTACTTTCAGGAAATTAAGAGATGGGGTGCAAACCTCGTTCGATTTCCAATACATCCGGCGCGAGTCAGGGAAAGGGGGGAGGAAGAATATTTACAGCTTTTGGATGAAGGAATCCGATGGGCGAGTGAAGAAGGGCTTTATGTAATTATAGACTGGCACAGTATAGGCAACCTTAAAACAGGCATTTATTTGGCCGATATGTACGATACCGATATGAAAGAAACCTTCAATTTTTGGAGGACCATTGCAGTACGTTATGGGGAAAATCCCATAGTTGCATTTTATGAGCTTTACAATGAGCCTACGACATTTAACAATAGGTTTGGGACAGTGACCTGGGAAGAATGGAAAAAAATCAACAAAGAAATCATTACTATCATCAGGGCCAATGGTGGCAAGGGCATCCCCCTTATGGCAGGCTTTAATTGGGCCTATGACCTTACACCTGTAAAATTCTCTCCTTTGGATGTTGAAGGAATTGGCTATGTAAGCCATCCTTATCCCCAAAAAAGAGAAAAGCCTTGGGAGGAAAAATGGACGATGGATTGGGGCTTTGTCAAGAAAAACTATCCAGTAATACTGACCGAAATGGGTTTTTCTGGCCCAGAGGATCCTGGAGCCCATATTCCAGTGATAAGCGATGAATCCTATGGGGACGCCATTACAAACTATTGCGATGAAAGAGGGATTTCATATGTGGTCTGGGTATTTGACAAACAATGGGCCCCACGACTCTATACCGATGACAGCTATACGCCTTCAAGGCAAGGAAAATACTTCAAAAAGAAATTGCAGAGCTATGACAAGGGCAATAAGTGA